In the Euphorbia lathyris chromosome 5, ddEupLath1.1, whole genome shotgun sequence genome, one interval contains:
- the LOC136230787 gene encoding extradiol ring-cleavage dioxygenase: MSATTETYYLSHGSPMMSIDESIPARQFFQSWRNDICTETPKAILMISGHWDTRDPSVNVVSRNETIYDFYGFPDPMYKLKYTPPGAPELAKRVKELLIESGFKRVQEDSKRGLDHGAWVPMMFMYPDADIPVCQLSIQSEKDGSYHYNMGRALAPLKEEGVLIIGSGATTHNLRALQSHHAGSTPSWAVEFDTWLRDALLQGRYDDVNQFYEKAPHGKMAHPWPDHFYPLHVAMGAAGENAKAKQIHQSWSNGSLSYSSYQFTADK, encoded by the exons ATGTCGGCGACGACGGAGACGTATTACTTATCTCATGgatcgccgatgatgtcaatagACGAAAGCATACCTGCAAGGCAGTTCTTTCAATCATGGCGAAACGATATCTGCACCGAGACTCCGAAGGCCATTCTAATGATTTCCGGCCACTGGGACACCCGTGACCCTTCCGTTAACGTCGTTTCACGCAACGAAACTATCTATGACTTCTATGGATTCCCCGATCCTATGTACAAG cTCAAGTATACACCTCCAGGAGCTCCTGAATTAGCCAAGAGAGTGAAGGAATTGCTAATAGAATCCGGGTTTAAGCGTGTTCAAGAGGATTCAAAACGGGGACTTGATCACGGTGCTTGGGTTCCAATGATGTTCATGTATCCAGATGCTGATATCCCTGTGTGTCAGCTCTCTATTCAGTCAGAAAAGGATGGTTCATATCATTATAACATGGGCAGGGCATTAGCTCCTCTCAAGGAAGAAGGCGTCCTCATAATTGGTTCAGGTGCTACTACTCATAACTTGAGagctcttcaatctcatcatgcCGGTTCCACTCCTTCCTGGGCTGTTGAGTTTGATACGTGGCTTAGAGATGCTCTTCTTCAAGGAAG GTACGATGATGTAAATCAGTTTTACGAGAAGGCACCGCATGGGAAAATGGCACATCCATGGCCTGATCACTTTTACCCATTGCATGTAGCCATGGGCGCTGCAGGTGAAAATGCCAAAGCCAAACAAATTCACCAAAGCTGGAGCAATGGTAGTCTTTCTTATTCCTCTTATcagttcacagctgacaaatGA